In Phragmitibacter flavus, the sequence ACCCTCGCCGCCTGCACTCCCTCCCAAATGCGCAAATCCGCTGACCGGGAAGTTAATCAGGTCCTTAAACAAAAAACCTCGACCGTCCCCAATTCCGGCGACCAGCTCCTCGACATCACCCCGCCCGGCCCGGCCTCGCTGGATACCCTCGCCACCAACAAAAAGGCCGCTGATTTCCTCGGAGACAGTTCCCACATCGAGAAGAACGCCCGCGTCATCCCTCTGCACGAAGCGCTCCGACTCTCCATCACCCACAACCGCGACTACCTCAGCCGTAAGGAACTCCTCCACCTTCAGGCCCTCGACCTCACCCTCGCCCGCCACCAGTTCACCCCCATCCTCACCGCCTTCGGTTCCGGCCGATACGAAAACATCCAAACCCCCGCCATCAACGAACTCATCCGCGAAAACACCTTCACCACCACCGGAACCGCCGGCCTCAGCATCCTCACCCGCACCGGTGCGCGACTCGCCACCGACTTCACCACCGACTTCCTGCGCTTCCTCTCCGGCAACGTCACCCAAGTTCGCGATTCCGTCCTCGCCGTCACCCTCACCCAGCCCCTTCTGCGCGGTGCCGGTCAACGCGCCACCATGGAAACTCTGACCCAGGCCGAGCGCGACCTCCTCTACTCGATCCGCGACTTCACCCAATACCGCAAAACTTTCGCCGTCGACATTGCCACCCAATACTACCGCACCCTCCAGGCCCGAGAAGCCGCCCAAAACGCCCACTTCGCCTATCAAGGATTCCAAAAAATCCTCCCTGAATCCCGTGCCCTCGTCACTGAAGGCAAACGCACCGAATCCCAAATCGGCCTGATCGAACAAGCCTCCCTCCGCTACGAACGCCTGTGGATCAACTCCATCCGCAACTACGAAAGCCAGCTCGACGATCTCAAAATCTCCCTCGGCATTCCCGTCCAGACCACCATCATCCCCGACCCGAAAGAGCTCACCAAACTCTCCATCGAAGACCCCGTTTTCACCTACGACCAGTCCATCGACACCGCCCTCACCGCCCGGCTTGACCTCCACAACAACACCGACAGCCTCGAAGACACCCGCCGTCGCATCAAACTCGGCGAGCAAAACCTCCTCCCGCAAATCGATCTCACCGGCGGCTACCAGATCAACAGCGATCCCGGAAAAACCTCCCTCAACACTGACCGCCGCAAGCTCGGGGCAGGGCTTGATGTCGACCTCCGACTCGACAAAAAAGCCGATCGCAACGCCTACCAGTCTGCCCTCATCGCTGAACAAACCGCCACCCGTGAACTCGACCTCGCCCAGGAAACCGTCCGCAGCGCCCTGCGCACCGACTGGCGCGATCTCCAAACCGCCCAAAAACAATACGAAATCGCCCAGACCGGCATCACCCTCAGCGACCGGCTCTTCGAAAACGAACGCCTTCTCAACGAAGTCGGCCGCGGCAGCACCCGTGACCTTGTCGACGCCCAACAAGACCTCATCGAGGCCCGCGACGCCCTAACCGCCGCCCTCGTCAGTCACAACATCGCCCGACTCAATCTCTGGAAAGACATGGGCATCCTCTACATCCAGAAAGACGGAGCCTGGGAACGCGTATTGTCTAACGAAGCCAAATAACCTAAACCCTCGCGTTTTCAGTATTTTTCATCCCTCCGCCTTTCAAAACATGCCTCGCCCACCACGCAAAAAAATTCTCGGACTCCTCGGCATTCTCACCGCCATTAGTCTGCTTGCCTGGTTTATCACCGGACGCGGCTCCGATGCTTCCAACAGCCTCCCCACCATTCCCGTCCAACAAGGCACCATCCAGATCAACGTCCTCCAGGGGGGCGAAATCCGCGCCCTCAGCAATCACGAGGTCAAATGCGAGATCGAACTTCCCACCAAAATCCTTTCTCTCATCCCCGAAGGTTACCAGATCACCGAAGAAGACGTTAAAAATGGCAAAGTCCTCATCGAACTCGACAGCGCCGACTTGAAAGAGCGCATCATCAACCACGAAATCGAGTTCCAAACCACCGTCTCCGCCTACATCGAAGCCGACGAACAACGCGCCATCCAGACCAGCGACAACCAAAGCCTCGCCCGCGCCGCCGAACAATCCATCCGCTTCGCCCTCATGGACTTCGAGCGTTACATGGGCAAAATCGTCGCCAGCCAGGTCCTCAAAGCCCGCCAGCTCCCCAGCGCCGAACCTGAACTCGACGCCTGGATCGGCACCCTCAACGCTTACAAACCGCAAATCTCCAGCCTTCCCACCCTTCAGCAAGATCCCCTCGCCGAGCCCGATCCCAAGGCACAAACCGATGCTGCCCCGACGCCCGCACCAGCAACGGAACCTGAAACCTCCCGCATCAACTTCATCACTTATCTCGAAAACGACCAACTCGGCGATGGTGAAGCCAAACAAACCCTTCGCCAGCTCAGCAACGACCTCCTCCTCAAAGAATCCGAATTCAGCAT encodes:
- a CDS encoding TolC family protein, whose translation is MLPQFFRSHTAATALLLATLAACTPSQMRKSADREVNQVLKQKTSTVPNSGDQLLDITPPGPASLDTLATNKKAADFLGDSSHIEKNARVIPLHEALRLSITHNRDYLSRKELLHLQALDLTLARHQFTPILTAFGSGRYENIQTPAINELIRENTFTTTGTAGLSILTRTGARLATDFTTDFLRFLSGNVTQVRDSVLAVTLTQPLLRGAGQRATMETLTQAERDLLYSIRDFTQYRKTFAVDIATQYYRTLQAREAAQNAHFAYQGFQKILPESRALVTEGKRTESQIGLIEQASLRYERLWINSIRNYESQLDDLKISLGIPVQTTIIPDPKELTKLSIEDPVFTYDQSIDTALTARLDLHNNTDSLEDTRRRIKLGEQNLLPQIDLTGGYQINSDPGKTSLNTDRRKLGAGLDVDLRLDKKADRNAYQSALIAEQTATRELDLAQETVRSALRTDWRDLQTAQKQYEIAQTGITLSDRLFENERLLNEVGRGSTRDLVDAQQDLIEARDALTAALVSHNIARLNLWKDMGILYIQKDGAWERVLSNEAK